The DNA region ATAGCCTGAAATAGCATTAAATATCGAAGACACATCTGCGCCCATTTTCTCATTACAGGTGAACAACCCAACATCCGTATAAAATCTTGCAGTTATATCATTGTAGTTTCCTGTTCCAAGATGAACATAACGTCTAATACCGGAAGCTTCACTTCTTACAATTAGGGTGACCTTACTATGTGTTTTCAAGCCTACAAGACCATAAATAACATGGCATCCTGATTTTTCAAGACTTTTGGCCCATTGTATGTTATTTTCTTCATCAAACCTAGCTTTTAGCTCTACCAGTACTGTCACCTGCTTGCCTGCTTCTGCAGCTGCAGCAAGAGCTTTAATGATAGGCGATTGTCCACTTACTCTATAGAGTGTCTGCTTAATGGCTAAGACTTTCTCATCTTTTGCTGCAGCGGTTATAAGCTCTACAACAGCATCGAATTTCTCAAAAGGATGGGAGAGAAAAATATCCTTCTTTTGAATCGCTTCAAAAAGGTCTGTCTCACCTAATAAATCCTTAGGTTCACATGGATCAAAGTCTCTGAACTTAAGATGATCATAACCTTTAAGACTATATAATTTCATTAGAAAGGTTAAATCAACAGCGCCAATGATATAGTAAATGTCTTTGGAATGGATATCGACTGACTTTTTCAGTTTTTTTAATAGTTTAGCATCTATATGACTCTGAACCTCAAGCCTTATGCCCTCGCCCCATTTTCTTTTTTTGATGGATTTCTCGATTTCAATCAATAAATCTTGTGCTTCTTCTTCATCTATGGATAAATCGGAATTTCTCGTCAACCGATAGGCGCTTGAACACTTCACATGGTAGCCTACAAATATCTTATCAATATTATTCATGATAATATCTTCAAGTAAAACAAAGGACTTCTCCTGCGGATTTTCACTGGGTACTGTTACGAATCTAGGTAATACGGAAGGTACTTGTATTGTCGCAAACACCTCATCATCTTCTTTTTTTAATATAACTGCCACATTAAGACTTTTGTTCAAAATCAAAGGGAAAGGACGGCTGGCATCCACACCCATGGGTGTTAATACCGGATAGATGAAATCTTCAAAATACTCATCTAGATAGTCACTCTGATCCTGATTCAGCTCTTTTGGAGATAAAAAGTGGATTCCTACTTTTTTCAAACCCGGTATGATGGCTCTTTTGTATAAGTTTCCCCGATCTTCAACCATTTCATGAGTATAGTCGGTGATGGCCTCAAGTTGCTCGCTTGCATTCATACCGGAAAAATCAAGTTTTTCATAACCTACGTTCACTTGTTCTTTTAGAGAAGCAACCCGTACCATAAAGAACTCATCTAGGTTAGAACTCACTATAGAGAGAAACTTTATACGCTCAAAAAGTGGATTTTCCGGATTTTGAGCCTCCTCCAGCACCCTTCTATTAAAACTCAACCATGACAGTTCTCTATTTTCATATAATTGACGGTCTTTCAAATCTACATTCATTTCAATGCCCCCTATAACTCTCGCTTAATAATCAGAACCGGTTTTATTCCAAATACTTCTTTGAAAAATTCTGATTTTTTTGCGAAATTCCATTCTTCCAATGTGGTGTTTTTTACAGATTTACCTCTAATGATTAATTCTTTATCTTTAACTCTGACTGACTCAATCTTTATTTTTTGTTTGTGACTCCGATCTAGAGCATCTGCCATACGAATGATTCCAATAAGTTTTGCTACAATAATACGCTCTCTAGTTGGTAATGCAGCCAGATTTCTATCTTGATCCTTAGGTACAACAATGCCATGATATCTAGCAATATTTGCCACCATCTCCACTTCCAATGTAGACATCCCAAACAATTCCAAGGATTTTATGAGATTATAAGAGTGTTCATTATGGTGATCCAAGCTTATAAATTTTCCTATATCATGTAAAATGGTTGCTACCCGTAGCAAAATACGTTCTTCTTTCATACCGTGGATTTTTCTCAACTTATCAAAGAGCAGTAATGCATGTGCCTCAACATGATTACAATGGGTTTCATCATAGTTGAATTTTTTAGCCATTACTGTTGCGCTAGTAATGATGTCTTGTGTGGAGATATCATTGGTATGAAGATTATAGATGTCTTCATGAATGTAACGAATGATACCGTCTGCCAAAGATATATTAGGTATGATGATTTCTCCTGCAGTGGTTTTGTCAACAAACATGTTGATTAGCATGAGAGAGGGAACGATGATTTCGGCTCTTTCTCTTTTAATCGCATAATCTCTTTTGATTTCATCTGTCGTTTTAGACATGATTTCATCTGATATAGCCCTAAAGTCCTTTTTCTTCATTCTGTATGTTTCTTCTGTTACATCTTCATCCATCAAACTTTGAATAACACCAATTTCACCACCTATGACAATCAAATGTTTATAGGCATCTTTATCTTTTAAAAAATCTAAGTCTTCCAAGTTTGCTTCAATGTATTCTCTAAGAACTTTGTAGTATTTTGTCGTTTGGTTTTCAAGCGCGCCTAAGATTTCTTTGATCCTTAACGCACCCATCTTCACATTTTGACTGGATTTAAGTTCACCTTTTAGAAAAGTTGTGATTTGAATACTACCGGCACCTATAACAATAACAACCGCACCTTCAGCTGTTACTGTATTATAATGCTCCAACTTATGCTTAAGTGCTTTTAGGGTCAGGTACTGTTCTTGAGAATTGTCGATAATACGAATATCAAGACCTGTCTTAAGCTTAATCTGATCCATTATATAATCCTTATTAGAAGCTTCTCTGATTGCACTGGTAGCCATCATAACATACCTTTTTACACCATAATCATCCATTGTCATTCTAAAGTTTTTGAGTATTTCGCAGGTCTTATCTACAGACTCAAAGCTTACTTTTTCATTGGCAAAGGTATCATGACCTAATACAGCTATTTTCCGAAATTTTTCAAGCAATCTGAAATCACCTGCTTTATTAATCTCACCGATTTTCATTCTTATGGCATGAGAGCCTACATCTATCGCCGCTATAAGGTTTTTTGACATATTAACATCTCCTAGTTCTATGATTAAATGAACCTACATCCTATAATTATACCATATTATCCTAACGGATTATGTAATGTTCTATTAAATACTATGTTAACTTTTATTCTGGGATGTGATTTATTTAGATTTATGATATAATAGCTACAGTAAAAAACCGTGGTTTTATAAACCAATGGGTGGAGGTTTTTATGTCCGACTTACAAAACAGCGTCGAGCTTCTAATTAAGAACCATATTGATGTCTTGAATAGCAATCAAAAAGAGAAAAATTCCAATCATATCAGCCATCAGGACTTTACATTAATTGAAGAATTGTACGAGCATGATGAATTGGGCATTGTCCTCATTAACCATTTTGGTCATATTGAATACCGAAATAATAAATTCTCTAAACTTTTTATGCTGGATAAATATGAGAAGACTTTCTCCAATCTACTTAACCTAAGCCAATTACCACTTGATATAAAATATGAAAACAAGATTTTCCTATTGACTTATCCAAGTGGTTTAGTTGCTAAACTTATCTTGAACCATCAAATTGTAAGATTCCAAAAGACATCACTGCTACTTTTGAAATTTAGTGATCAGACAAAATTCCTTGAAAATGAAAGCTTCAATCAAGATTTTCGTAAAAAAGTAGCCTTGTATTTCAAACATCTTGAAGCACCAATGTTCTTAATTAATCAAGAAGGATATATCGTTGATATACCTCAAAATAACCTGAAAGTATTTGGTAAGCCACTAAAGGCTATTCAAGGCGACAGTATTTTCGAAGCCTTCCCTTATGATTATGCTAAAGAAATCATGGACCGTTTGCAACATACCGGTGAAAAAATCAAACTTTACTTTCAGTACCAACACGACTTGACTCAATCCATCCAAGTTCTGGATACAACATTACATAAAATAGGCGATGGTTTAACCTTGTGCCATATAAAAGATGTGTCTGATTTGAACACGATGTCTTCCACCCTAGAGTACTTAAATAATTTCGATCCTCTAACAGGCTTTCTTAACCATACACAATTCGAGTTAAAGTTGAAAGAGCTGAACCAACATGGCTTTTTACCTCTTGGTGTTTATGTTCTAACAGTTCAGGGCCTTAAGAAGCTTAATAAAACGCTTGGGTATACGACTTCCGACCAACTTCTTGTAGAAATTGCTCATGACTTAAAATCATCTGCGAGCCAATATGAGATTCCTTGCCGCATAAGTGGTGATACCTTCGTCCTTTTTTTCCCAAACTGTTCCTCGGGAACTTTAAATAAATTCTTGGAAAAAATGGACCAATCACTGATCTCCTATCATGAAAAATATAAAAAACACTTATTAACCTATACACAAAAAAGTATGATGATTAAAACGAAACAAACCAATCTTTCTAAAACGGTCAAAGGTCTATTACCTTAATAAATAACAACAATTGGAGGTTTTTATGGCAAAACTTAAATCAAAATGGCGTTCTATTACACTGGGCTATCTTGTAATCAGTTACTTTGTAATCGTCGTCATAAACCGCTTACCTGTTTCCTATTTTTTAATTGGCTTTGGTATATATTCTCTAATGATGATCATCCTATTTTTCGGTACTTTTGTCGGCGTTCTTGGTGTTCTTATTCAGACCTTTACTAGGGACAACCAGAAGGCTTTACCACTCTATAAGTTAGCTTATAAACTAGGCACACAAAACACGACCATCTTAGCCACCTACGGTCTTTTACTGCTTCGAAATAATGAAGTGAGCCAGGCACTAAACTGCTTTGATAAGGGTCTTGAAACAAATACTTATTTCCTTACTACAAAAACATTGATGGGCAATAAAGCCATCTGCTATTGGAAACTGGGACAGCTGGACAAAGCCATCCAAATCTATTATGATTTTTTTGATCAATATGGTGCCGAAAATCAAGTCTTTCTAAAAAATCATACCTATGATGACGATACGATTCGTACAGTTGTAAAAGATAATCCTTATTTCTTCCCTCAAGACTTCACCACTTTGGGCTATCTATTTATGCTAAAAGAAGATTATGTCAAAGCGACTTTCTTTACAAAGGCTGCTTTAAATAAAAAAGAAGACTATGCTTCAGCCTATGACAATATGGGTCAGATTGCATATAGGCAAAACAATCTGGTTATTGCCAAAGAATATTTTCAGAAGGCGCTAGAGCTGGATGAAAATGCTCCAGATACTTTGTACCATATGGGCTTAATCTATCAGTTGGAGCATAATAACACAGAGGCACTTCAATATCTAAAAAAAGCTAAAAGTTGTTATCTTGACGGCTTAAGCACCATTACTTATGATATGATTGATACCGCCATCAAGCACACTACATAAGAAAAGCCACTCTAGTCGTCCTTTGAAAACTAGAGTGGCTTTTTTATATAGTGAATGCGTTTGTATCTCTTTGTCTTATGGCTTCGTATACCAATATACTCGTTGCAACTGCGACATTAAGACTTTCTGCCTCTGACCGCATAGGAATTTTTATATATTCTGTCGCAAGACCGGATAAGTCATTGCTAAGTCCGTCACCTTCATTACCCATCAAAAAGCATGTTCCTGCAATATAGCTGCCTTCATAATGGTTCTTTGTTCCATTCAGATGCGCTGCAAATATCTGAATGCCTTTTTCCTTTAGGTCTTTAACATAGCTGCATAAATCTATATCTTTTAGGATATTCAATCTAAAGATTGCACCCATAGTGGCTTTTACTACTTTTGGATTGTACAAATCGACTGTCCCTATAGACAATACCACCATATCCACCCCTGCTGCATCTGCTGTTCTAAGGATTGTACCTAGATTGCCTGGGTCCTGAACATTTTCTAGGGCAATTATTAAAGGATTTATAGGTAGAGAACCCTCTTCCATAAAAGGCTTCATATGAACCGTCGCCAGAATACCTTGAGATGTTGTCTCATTGCTTATGGCTTTCATGACTGTGTCACTGACCTGCTCAACATCCCAATCTCCATATAGCTCTAAAGAGATAAATTTATCCATTTGAGAGGTTTGTACATAAATACGTTCAATCTGCTCAGTCGGTATTTCTTTGATCAGACGCCAGCCTTCTACTACAAATTTCTGAGACTGCTTACGGTACCTATGGTTGTTTTGAAGTTTTTGTATTTCCTTTATTTTAGGATTCGACAGACTACTTATCATAATTATCCTTTTTAATAACGTTAATTTTTCTAAGATCTTCATTCGAACCAATAACAACCAAAACGTCTGATGCCTGAAGAACAAAATCCGCACCAGGTGTAATGGTTATTTCTTCACCTTTTCGAATGGCCATAACATTAATACCATAATTGGCACGCATGTTCAATTCTTTTAGGGTCTTACTAACCCATTCGTCAACAACTTCGATTTCAACAATACTATGATCAATGGATAATTCAATATAATCAATAAAATTCTCTGAGATCAAATTATTAGCAATACGCGTACCGATTTCTCTTTCCGGGAAAATGACTTTGTCTGCGCCCACTTTTTCAAGCACCCTTTTATGGATTTCGTTTTGAGCTTTTGCAAGTACATAAGGCACGCCTAACTCTTTCGCCAATATCGTTGCCATAATACTGGCTTGAAGGTTATTGGATATTGCCACTACCGCTACGTCAAAATTACCTATACCTAGAGCTTTTAGGGCATCTCCATCTGTAACATCCGCTTGTACCGCATGAGTAACAAGATCTGCCACATCCTGAATCACTTCTTCTTTAATGTCAATCGCCAAGACTTCTTTACCATTATAAGCCAAAGTCTCTGCCACACTTCTACCAAATTTACCTAATCCGAATACTACAAAATCATTTCTACCTGCCATAACTATGCCTCCATTTATCCTACCATTACTTTTTCTTCAGGTTTTCTAATGTTAATCTTTTTCTTCTCATGCCTTATTGTGAGCGCTACAGCCATGGTAATCGGTCCAAGCCTACCAATAAACATGGTCAAACTCATAATTAATTTACCAAATTGAGTGAGTCTTTGAGTCTCACCTAAGGAGAGTCCTACTGTAGCAAATCCGGATACTGCTTCAAATAAGATATCCATAAATCCACCCGATTCCGTTATAGTAAGTAACATGGTTACACCTATGACCACAAACAAACTAATCATAACTACTGCAAGGGCTCTTTTTATGGTGTTTCGAGGGATGCGTCGATCAAATGCTTCTGTGTCTTCTTTCCCTCTTACAACCGACAGTACTTCAAAGAATATGACGCCAATGGTAACAGTCTTGATACCGCCAGCTGTTCCCGCCGGTGATCCGCCGATAAACATCAAGATGATGGTGACAAACTTAGATACATCTGTCATATCACTGTTATTAATTGTATTAAAACCTGCTGTTCTCGTCGTTACTGATTGAAACATGGCACCTAAAACCTTGTCTTTTAGAGGTAGATTTCCCAGGGTTGCATCATTGAATCCTTCCAGGGAAAAAAAGATAACAAAACCAACCATAATCAGACTCGTCGTAATTACTAAAACTAATTTTGTGTGAAGGCGTAAATGCCTAAACCACCTTTTGAGCTTCAAGCCTTTTAGTCCAATTCTCAACTCATTTTTTGTAACTTTTATGACATCCATCCATACTGTAAAACCCAAACCACCAATAATAATCAGTGTCATAATTGTAAAATTAATCGTAATGCTACCGACATAAGGCATAAGACTACTATCACCAATAATATCAAAGCCGGCATTACAAAACGCTGATATGGCGTGAAATATACTGTAGAATATTCCTTTTGTACCATATTCAGGTACAAATTTAAATGATAGAAACAAGGCACCAATCGCCTCTAAGATTAATGTACCTATAATGATGTTTTTTGTCAATCGAACCATACCTGACAAGGTACTCTGGTTCAAAGATTCTTGTATCATCATACGATCTCGCAAGCTTATTTTTCTACCTAGAATCATAAATATAGTACTGGCAATGGTCATAAACCCCAGTCCGCCAATTTGTATGAGCATGAGAATAATCACTTTTCCAAATGGGCTCCAATGGGATGCTGTATTAAGGACGACTAAACCAGTTACGCACACTGCTGAAGTGGCTGTAAAAAGGGCATCAATAATTCTAGTGCTTTCGCCTGCAGCACTTGCCATCGGAAGACTTAATAGAATTGCTCCCAAAAAAATAAGCATCAAAAATCCCAAAACCAAAACTTGTGTCGGCTTTAAATTAACATCCAACTGGCTTTTTGTTTTATTCATAAGTAACCTTACCTCTCCAACA from Petrocella atlantisensis includes:
- a CDS encoding GGDEF domain-containing protein; amino-acid sequence: MSDLQNSVELLIKNHIDVLNSNQKEKNSNHISHQDFTLIEELYEHDELGIVLINHFGHIEYRNNKFSKLFMLDKYEKTFSNLLNLSQLPLDIKYENKIFLLTYPSGLVAKLILNHQIVRFQKTSLLLLKFSDQTKFLENESFNQDFRKKVALYFKHLEAPMFLINQEGYIVDIPQNNLKVFGKPLKAIQGDSIFEAFPYDYAKEIMDRLQHTGEKIKLYFQYQHDLTQSIQVLDTTLHKIGDGLTLCHIKDVSDLNTMSSTLEYLNNFDPLTGFLNHTQFELKLKELNQHGFLPLGVYVLTVQGLKKLNKTLGYTTSDQLLVEIAHDLKSSASQYEIPCRISGDTFVLFFPNCSSGTLNKFLEKMDQSLISYHEKYKKHLLTYTQKSMMIKTKQTNLSKTVKGLLP
- a CDS encoding Ppx/GppA phosphatase family protein — its product is MSKNLIAAIDVGSHAIRMKIGEINKAGDFRLLEKFRKIAVLGHDTFANEKVSFESVDKTCEILKNFRMTMDDYGVKRYVMMATSAIREASNKDYIMDQIKLKTGLDIRIIDNSQEQYLTLKALKHKLEHYNTVTAEGAVVIVIGAGSIQITTFLKGELKSSQNVKMGALRIKEILGALENQTTKYYKVLREYIEANLEDLDFLKDKDAYKHLIVIGGEIGVIQSLMDEDVTEETYRMKKKDFRAISDEIMSKTTDEIKRDYAIKRERAEIIVPSLMLINMFVDKTTAGEIIIPNISLADGIIRYIHEDIYNLHTNDISTQDIITSATVMAKKFNYDETHCNHVEAHALLLFDKLRKIHGMKEERILLRVATILHDIGKFISLDHHNEHSYNLIKSLELFGMSTLEVEMVANIARYHGIVVPKDQDRNLAALPTRERIIVAKLIGIIRMADALDRSHKQKIKIESVRVKDKELIIRGKSVKNTTLEEWNFAKKSEFFKEVFGIKPVLIIKREL
- a CDS encoding TrkH family potassium uptake protein, whose amino-acid sequence is MNKTKSQLDVNLKPTQVLVLGFLMLIFLGAILLSLPMASAAGESTRIIDALFTATSAVCVTGLVVLNTASHWSPFGKVIILMLIQIGGLGFMTIASTIFMILGRKISLRDRMMIQESLNQSTLSGMVRLTKNIIIGTLILEAIGALFLSFKFVPEYGTKGIFYSIFHAISAFCNAGFDIIGDSSLMPYVGSITINFTIMTLIIIGGLGFTVWMDVIKVTKNELRIGLKGLKLKRWFRHLRLHTKLVLVITTSLIMVGFVIFFSLEGFNDATLGNLPLKDKVLGAMFQSVTTRTAGFNTINNSDMTDVSKFVTIILMFIGGSPAGTAGGIKTVTIGVIFFEVLSVVRGKEDTEAFDRRIPRNTIKRALAVVMISLFVVIGVTMLLTITESGGFMDILFEAVSGFATVGLSLGETQRLTQFGKLIMSLTMFIGRLGPITMAVALTIRHEKKKINIRKPEEKVMVG
- a CDS encoding RNA degradosome polyphosphate kinase; this encodes MNVDLKDRQLYENRELSWLSFNRRVLEEAQNPENPLFERIKFLSIVSSNLDEFFMVRVASLKEQVNVGYEKLDFSGMNASEQLEAITDYTHEMVEDRGNLYKRAIIPGLKKVGIHFLSPKELNQDQSDYLDEYFEDFIYPVLTPMGVDASRPFPLILNKSLNVAVILKKEDDEVFATIQVPSVLPRFVTVPSENPQEKSFVLLEDIIMNNIDKIFVGYHVKCSSAYRLTRNSDLSIDEEEAQDLLIEIEKSIKKRKWGEGIRLEVQSHIDAKLLKKLKKSVDIHSKDIYYIIGAVDLTFLMKLYSLKGYDHLKFRDFDPCEPKDLLGETDLFEAIQKKDIFLSHPFEKFDAVVELITAAAKDEKVLAIKQTLYRVSGQSPIIKALAAAAEAGKQVTVLVELKARFDEENNIQWAKSLEKSGCHVIYGLVGLKTHSKVTLIVRSEASGIRRYVHLGTGNYNDITARFYTDVGLFTCNEKMGADVSSIFNAISGYSDTPKLLKIAMAPTGLREKFVALIHREIQHVLQGKKGKIIAKMNSLCDQEMIEEFYKASMAGVEIELIVRGVCSLIPGIEGISHNITVRSIIGKYLEHSRVYYFANDENEEIYLSSADLMPRNLDRRVELFFPIEDEHIKARVKNMLEVQLMDVVKGKIKDRECRYNRIDRRGKMVINSQEYFEDEALKSENEYVTEVEREIFRPVSAEIIEESFSFSHKDNA
- a CDS encoding tetratricopeptide repeat protein, which codes for MAKLKSKWRSITLGYLVISYFVIVVINRLPVSYFLIGFGIYSLMMIILFFGTFVGVLGVLIQTFTRDNQKALPLYKLAYKLGTQNTTILATYGLLLLRNNEVSQALNCFDKGLETNTYFLTTKTLMGNKAICYWKLGQLDKAIQIYYDFFDQYGAENQVFLKNHTYDDDTIRTVVKDNPYFFPQDFTTLGYLFMLKEDYVKATFFTKAALNKKEDYASAYDNMGQIAYRQNNLVIAKEYFQKALELDENAPDTLYHMGLIYQLEHNNTEALQYLKKAKSCYLDGLSTITYDMIDTAIKHTT
- a CDS encoding potassium channel family protein, producing the protein MAGRNDFVVFGLGKFGRSVAETLAYNGKEVLAIDIKEEVIQDVADLVTHAVQADVTDGDALKALGIGNFDVAVVAISNNLQASIMATILAKELGVPYVLAKAQNEIHKRVLEKVGADKVIFPEREIGTRIANNLISENFIDYIELSIDHSIVEIEVVDEWVSKTLKELNMRANYGINVMAIRKGEEITITPGADFVLQASDVLVVIGSNEDLRKINVIKKDNYDK
- a CDS encoding TrmH family RNA methyltransferase, producing the protein MISSLSNPKIKEIQKLQNNHRYRKQSQKFVVEGWRLIKEIPTEQIERIYVQTSQMDKFISLELYGDWDVEQVSDTVMKAISNETTSQGILATVHMKPFMEEGSLPINPLIIALENVQDPGNLGTILRTADAAGVDMVVLSIGTVDLYNPKVVKATMGAIFRLNILKDIDLCSYVKDLKEKGIQIFAAHLNGTKNHYEGSYIAGTCFLMGNEGDGLSNDLSGLATEYIKIPMRSEAESLNVAVATSILVYEAIRQRDTNAFTI